aatttgaataatttgatacTTACTGATGATAGGTCACGTTTTTTAGGGGGGGCACTTGGGTAACTAAGTGTACGGGCACGCGATCCCGCCTTCCCTGAGTTACCTTAGTCCACATTCCGACTATCCGTGACTATGGTATCCCACCTCTCCTATTCAAGAATTCCTTCCTCATAAATCAAAACCCTTCCTTCATGTGGTTTCCTCCTGCTCAACACAAAGTCTGTCTCGGTGAGGAAGGCAAGACAACACAGATATGCAATGTGATTTGGCGGACTCGGCGGGTAAGCAAGGCAAGGTGGATGGCCTAGGGCGATAGTGGAGGCCAGACACAGCATCCGACCCCTCCTTCAGTCGTAGCGGTTTTCGGTTCCACTGATCCAAGGAGGGTAAAGACGAGTGTGTGCGCCTGTGTATGCGCAAACGCTTGCGCACCTAAATATATCCTGCGTATTTGACCGCTTCCGTTAATGGACTCCGATTGAGTTAAGTCCTGTGGCGATAGAAGGGTAGAAGTAGAGAGGTTTAGACAGATGCATCTAGGCTTTGTCTGATACTTGCACATAGGCGGTCTCGGGGGTGTGAGTACATGCCGTGGTCGCTTCTGCGCTGCACTCTGGGACAACAGCGCGGATTCGGTAGCACCCGAGATGACAAAGCAGCCCTATTTAGGGAGACACTGCTTTCCCTGCTGAGCCAGGAAGGGGGCTAGAAAAAGTGCCCTAAAACATGTTCGTCCCATTTCTCGATAGGTGGTAGTAACCGCGGCTGCCATCGCATCCTTTTAAATCATGGTCGAAAATAcagaaaatttgataaaaataacatgacaCCGGTTATGACTTCGGCGCGTGAGAACTCTACTTGATCGAGATGGTAATGCCTGTCCTGAACGCAAAACCGCCATTGTAGCTCGAGAACTTCATCGCTATAACGTGGATGTGGCTGCTCTCAGCGAAACACATCTTGCCGATGAAGGAGAGATGGTAGAAGCGGGTGGTGGATACACTTTCTTTTGGAAAGGTACTGCTGCCTCCGAACCTCGTCGATCAGGTGTAGCATTTTCCATCAAGAATCACTTAGCAAAGCGATTGAAAGAGTACCCTGTTCACATATCCGACCGCGTAACCACGCTGCGTCTTCATCTAGACAAAGACAGTTACCTTAATGTCATCAATGTCTATGCGCCTACGTAAGACAAATCTGATGATATCAAGGACAAATTTTACGAGGAAGTGCCCTTTGCCTTGACCGCATAAACGCCAGAGAGCAGGTCCTTTTGCTGGGCGATTTCAATGCCAGGGTTGGCCGGGACCATGAGGCTTGACCTGGAGTTATGGGTAGACACGGTGTTGGCAACATGAATAGCAATGGTCAACTTTTGCTTAGTGTTGCGagcgagtggactgtatttgttGGGTGGTCCAATGGGTTCGGACCGGGCACTGGCGGGATACATagaagcaggggttcaacgcagtaaaagaaattgtgcagtacttacatagttctttattctccccagtatttctaggcttcctagtcttcctagtcttccaaggttcctttccggatgctcactggatgtggaatgcctaaccgccggtagggccctctatttatggtgactgccgaccaatcacgggggcgcgtatttggcgccagccaatcatggcgtgccgcgttcccgcgctggccggcaagaaacccttccagaggcttatcccggcagttaggcgtcccttaaaaatgttctagacctttttaccctatttaaccctatccttatacctttatttacataaaataatgtcttaaaataaagataattgcaaaaacccgcaccttaatcatgacaacaacatggtgctgccccctgtgacagaatcggtaactaaaaagtgaattttatgtaggtacttttaaaactaatttacgtgagtcgccacctaccgagagttagttataacaaattctaaataattgcgggtacttatgaaacaattcctatcaataattgtttctacataaaacctatttctaggtttttcagggttaaatagtatatggacaacacttaggtaactaaatcttagttcttaaccatagtctaagtccctagcacaacatcatatagccttaaacacttgtaaacaaaccttattttaaatcatagcataaacaatgtttcaaatacatacctacgtacacctataagggattgcaaacgtaaacaaactcattaactttaagaaacttgaaacgttagtcaaacaaaaactataacatacttaatttaggtgtacgtagtcGTCATCGTCGCTAACACTTAGTCTTTGTACTCAGTACGGCTTGGCATTTACCAACACTATGTTTAGACTTGCCGCCAAGTACAAAACGACATGGATGCTCCCAAGATCCAAACACTGGCATTTGATCGACTATGCTATTGTGAGGCAAAGAGATTACAGTCAAGTGCAGATAACCCGCGCTATGCGGGGTGCGCACTGTTGGTCCGACCACCAACTTATTGTCACTAAGCTTGCGTACTTAAACGTGGAAAAGCTGAAAGATCGTGAGGTAAGGGAGAAATATGCTGACTCATTGTCTATAAAGCTGTCATCCACAGCCGAAATAGATAATGTTGATGCTGCCTGGGGAACTTTTGATTCTCGAATCTTAGAAACCGCTTCAACTGTACTCGGCAATAAATGCCGTCGCAATGAAGATTGGTTTGATGAAAATGATGAAGTTCTGCGGGCGGCACTTGATAAACATCGAGACCTTCTACAACAGCATACTAGGCGAAGAGGAAGCATTGCGGATGTCAAAGGTAGTGACCAAGAAGTGTGTAGGCTGACTCGACAAATTAAAGACAAGTGGTGGCGGGACAAAGCTTGTCACATGCAATGGCTCACTGACACAAACTAGCTAGGGGAGTTTTACAGTGAGGTGCGTAAGCTGATTGGCACATCCTATCATACAAAGGCTCCTTTAAGTCTCTTGACGGTAGACACCTATTGACAAACAGGAAGGACGTGTTAAAACGCTGGGCGGAGCACTTTAACACCTTGCTTAATGTGTTGATCGATCAGCTGATCTGCATAGTATTAGTTTAATGCCCCAACTCTCTTCTGCCATTGAACTGGATGAGCCCCTGCTGGTAACGAGGTTGTTTTGGTTATTAGAGAGCAACAAAACAACCGGGTGGCTGGCATTGGCCTTATACCGGGAGAGCTGATATAAGATATCAGGCATAGATATGGAGATACTTTGAACGTATGTGGGAAGAAGAGCACGTTCCCGATACTTTTAAAGTGTCGCGAATTTGTGCTCTATATAAGAACAAGGGCAACCGGTCTGACTGCAACTCTTACCGTGGTATTTCACTCCTTTCGGCCCCTGGGAAGGTCTTTGCCAGAATTCTTCTGAATCGCCTAAAGGCCTTATCGGCAAAGATTTTGCTAGAAACTCAATTTGGCTTCCGACCTGACCGATGTACATGTGAAGCAATTTTTGCCATACGGCAAGTACAGGAAAAGAGCAGGGAGCAGGGTCGTCAActgtagaatagaatagaatagattttttatttgcttagaATGCAGGTAATACATTGAGGTGTTACAAATGATAAGAAGCCTTATACATTCTGCCTGACGGcatgcaaaatttcattttcttataaACTAGTGTTGCTATTAATTTCATAAGTTACAATTATATAATCCTAATTATGGGATAGCAAAAGATAAAtatacacattacattattttaactcATCGTTCAGAAAATCCGAAATTGAGTAGTAACATTTTTGGATCAGTAGATATTTGagatatttcttaaattattaaatgatgtaacggtttactcacgcgtatttatcggggtagcccgactagtttcggacccaaccggagtccttaatcatgagcagacgcggcgggatcgcgagtcgaacggtTCGACTCGtcaatcatttaataatgaatcagtctcacgatagttattataaaaatttcttaatttttttacaggttgctctttaatattatttggtatatGGTTATAAATAATAGGTGCCATACACATTAcactttttttcaataatgctGTTTTAAATCCAGCCGTACATAACttatctacatatttacttCTCAAGGTGGTTGTTCTGTTTCTACTATCACTTAATTTCGGGAATAAGTGATCGTTACTCTTTACAAAGATAGCTATCTCTAATATATATAAGCAGGGAAAAGttaaaagattatattttttttaaacagctgtaCAGCTGTCAGTTACTTTGAGATTAAAAATAGACCGAAGACAACGTTTTTgagccttaaaaatattttctctctCGCTACAGTTGCCCCAGAATATAACTCCGAATCTCAAAACAGGAACGACTAGACTCTGGTATGCTGTCAATACTGTATGATTATCAACTTTTTTGGATAGAGTGTATAGAGCGTAGGCAGACGAACTAAGTTTTTTACAAACATCGTCTGCATGGGCTTTCCAAGTTAGTTGGCTGTCAATTAAAATGCCTAGAAATTTTGTTACATTGACTTTATCTACGGCTTGtgcattataatttataaacatatctttctctaatattttttgataaaaatgcattacttttgttttttccaagtttattataagattattaatatcagtTTCATAGACATTCATATCGCGACATTTGATTACTAAAGTACTATCGTCGGCAAAAACCGTACCTCTGTTTTGTTGACCTAGTGAAAACTTTCGACAGTGTGCCTCGTGACGCGCTTTGGGTGGTGCTGGGAAAGCTCGGGTACACGGAAAAGTTTATAAGACTTCTTAGGCTACTGCATGACGACatgcaatgtttatttatttatttatgtacacacaacagacacagagtaaaacacgtataaaaagaaaaacaccgaaggtacaaaggtactgcttatttctcaagaaatttcttccagcagacctgcgacaggagatgacaaaaataaacataaacacagTGTGTAGACAAATataggacaataaaaataacaaatacacaacataaaacaatatttataaaatatacacttataaaaatatataatataacataagaCAAGGACGTTAAGCTATCTTAGTGATGCAAGATAGTGTTCTTTGACACGACGTTTAAATATACTGATAGATTGGGAGTCGCGAATGTTAGGCGGCAGCGCATTCCACAGCCGCGCTGCATGGACAGAGAAGGAGAAGGAATAGAAGTCGGTGGAGTGAGGTTGAATTTTGAGATGGGATTTAAGGTGTGATCTGCAAAGGGCATCAGGAGGGCGGATATAGGAAAAGCGGTCACGCAAGTAGGAGGGATAAAGTGGGTTGTGAAGGACATTATATAGGAGACATAGAATACGAGTGTTCCTGCGAAGGCGAATCGGGAGCCACTTGAGTTCATTGCGATGAAAATGTTGTGTTGCCGTAGACGGTGAACAGACAGAATTCTTCCCCGTTACTTGTGGAGTGAAGCAAGGATGCGTGTTAGCACCTACTCTGTTTGCTTAATACTTTGCTGTGGTAGTAAGAGAAGTCTTACAAACAG
This window of the Trichoplusia ni isolate ovarian cell line Hi5 unplaced genomic scaffold, tn1 tig00002013, whole genome shotgun sequence genome carries:
- the LOC113507423 gene encoding LOW QUALITY PROTEIN: uncharacterized protein LOC113507423 (The sequence of the model RefSeq protein was modified relative to this genomic sequence to represent the inferred CDS: inserted 4 bases in 4 codons; deleted 2 bases in 1 codon; substituted 5 bases at 5 genomic stop codons) translates to TLLDRDGNACPERKTAIVARELHRYNVDVAALSETHLADEGEMVEAGGGYTFFWKGTAASEPRRSGVAFSIKNHLAKRLKEYPVHISDRVTTLRLHLDKDSYLNVINVYAPTXDKSDDIKDKFYEEVXLCLDRINAREQVLLLGDFNARVGRDHEAXPGVMGRHGVGNMNSNGQLLLSVASDLCTQYGLAFTNTMFRLAAKYKTTWMLPRSKHWHLIDYAIVRQRDYSQVQITRAMRGAHCWSDHQLIVTKLAYLNVEKLKDREVREKYADSLSIKLSSTAEIDNVDAAWGTFDSRILETASTVLGNKCRRNEDWFDENDEVLRAALDKHRDLLQQHTRRRGSIADVKGSDQEVCRLTRQIKDKWWRDKACHMQWLTDTNXLGEFYSEVRKLIGTSYHTKAPLXSLDGRHLLTNRKDVLKRWAEHFNTLLNVDRSADLHSISLMPQLSSAIELDEPLLXNEVVLVIREQQNNRVAGIGLIPGELIXRYQAXIWRYFERMWEEEHVPDTFKVSRICALYKNKGNRSDCNSYRGISLLSAPGKVFARILLNRLKALSAKILLETQFGFRPDRCTCEAIFAIRQVQEKSREQGRQLYLCFVDLVKTFDSVPRDALWVVLGKLGYTEKFIRLLRLLHDDMQCCVAVDGEQTEFFPVTCGVKQGCVLAPTLFAXYFAVVVREVLQTVSQGVRIRFRTDGNLFNSAILQARTKVSHALISETMYADDLCFLAESPDGLQQLMSGFHQACRKFGLKISVNKTEVMSVDIHGHESLTIRLGQDVLKQGDKFRYLGSTVTSKCDLDAEINSRIGAAAAAFGKLRSEVFSSHDFKLATKVSVYMAIVRPNLLYSSETWYLYRCHIRALDQFHLKCLRSIMKIRWSDRVRNTEVLRRANVGGIQAYLMRRQIRWCGHVSRMSDERVAKRIFYSELEECKRKQGGQLLRCKDVQKRHMKRCNIEPSRWEHLAAQRPEWRTVVNNHVRDFEVQRKVDLDAKRDSVKARPPAAFSYHYQDGTLAIYERMNAKIPNRS